TTAGTCTCGCACGGCCCTCCTTTGAACAATCCTGGATTGCAATTCGGGAAATCCTCCATGGCATCACGCATGCTTAGGTTAATGGGCTGGTTTAATACAAACCCAATGGTTCCGCGTTCGTTGTGCTCTACCAACAGTATTACACTGCGAATAAAATTAATGTCCATCATGAACGGTTCGCTCAATAAAAGGACTCCTCTGTTTGGCATCGGTTTCATATTGCAAAATTGTTTTACTTTTCTTGTATATATAACGTAAATAAACGCTTTTTATTACATAATGGTTTGCAAGTGACAAATATTTTTCTAAACACTCTTAATTTTCTGAAGTGAGTTTGATAAAGATATCACTCATGGCTGGCATCTTCTCGCTAAATGACACCACTTCTACATGCTGCATCACTTGTTTCAAAAGTTCATTTCTACCCATGGGGCTTGGGTGTTTCAATATACATATATGACTGCCGTTCTCTATACGGTCATCTACAATCTCTGTGTTTTGCGGGGTTTGCAAATTGTCGCCATTATAAACCAATTCATAAGTATTGGTACGAAACTGTTCTTTCACTTGTTGTAATTCTGCCTCTAATATTTTTTTAGATTTATTAATAAATATAATATAGTCACACATTTCTTCCACCGATTCCATGCGGTGTGTGGAGAATATAATAGAAGCTCCTTTGGCTTTAAGAGCAAGTATTTCGTCTTTAATTAGTTTTGCATTATTGGGATCGAAACCTGTAAAGGGTTCATCCAATATTATTAAAGTAGGTTCATGAATAACGGTACTAATAAATTGTACTTTTTGTTGCATTCCCTTTGAAAGTTCTTCCACCTTTTTCTTCCACCAAGTGCCAATATCGAACTTATCAACCCATACCTTACAACGTGTAATAGCGTCTGCTCTGCTCAATCCCTTAAGCTGGGCTAGGTATAATAATTGTTCGCCCACTTCCATCTTCTTATACAATCCACGCTCTTCGGGCAAATAACCAATGCCTTCTATATGTTTGGGTTTGAGTGGTTGTCCTTCAAATAATACCAAACCACTATCGGCACGAGTAATTTGGGTAATGATGCGGATAAGCGAGGTTTTGCCTGCTCCATTAGGTCCAAGCAAACCTGTAATTTTTCCTTTGGGCATTTTCAAACTCACTTTGTCCAATGCCAAATGAGAGGCATATTGCTTACTCACATCTTGGGTTTCTATAATACTTATTTCCATTTTTATACTACTGAAATTACACTATCGGGAATGTCGCCCTCGTCTTTAAATTTAACCATCAACCGTGCCAAGGTTGCAACATCTTTTTCGCAATAAGCTTTAATTCGATTCAAATCGCCCTCATTATAATATATACCACTTACCATACTTCCGTCTATATCATCTTTGGGTGTTGGGATATCAAAAGCTGCGGCCAATAATTCTAAGGAAGTGTACGCTTTAAAGTCGCCAAATTTCCACAACTCCATCGTATCTAAATGGTTCAACTCCCAAGGCTTTTTGCCAGCAGTGTCTAATACAATGGGTAGCTTTACTTGGTTAATTACCATACGGCGTGACAAATAAGGAAAATCGAATTCTTTGCCATTATGGGCCAACAATAATTGCATCGGCGATTTCACAAATTTATCTAGGGCATCCGACACATCATTCAAAAGTTTCTTCTCGTCATGTCCACAATAAGATTTTATTTTAAGCTGATACGACTTACCCCAACGGCTGAACAGTCCCAACGAAACACATATAACTTTACCAAATTCGGCGTAGATTCCAGCACTATTATAGCTTTCGTGTGGTAACTGATTGGGGTATTTGAGGGCAGATTTCTTGTCCCATAGTTTTTTCCAATGTTCGGGCAACTCTTGGTAATTGCGATATTGAGGCACAGTCTCAACATCCAAAGCCATCACATTTCCGAGGTCTAAATTTTCGAGCATACTAATTTTGTTTTTAAAGTTTCAAACCTAATGCATATTGTATTGCTGTGCAACTTTGTGAAAAAATAATTATATCGGTGCATGGTTGCATGTCTTCACCAACCTTCAAAGCAATGTTTTATGAAATAGAAAAAAATTGTCGCATTCAAAAACTCAAAATTGCAAATAATTATCTGCCATTATTTCCTATTATGGACTAAGGTGATTAATTTGCAAGCGTTTTCAAAAAACAATTATATAACAATAAACAAAATTATGCAAAAGTACAAAAAATTTATTCCTTGGGTAATCCTCGGTATTCTCATCATTTGGTGTGTGAGCGTTTACAATGGCTTTGTAAGTAAAGATGTAGTATTAGGCGAAAAGTGGGGAAAGGTACAAAGTGCTTATCAATTGCGTGCTGACAAAATTAAACAGTTAGTAAGTGTAGTAAAGGGATCTGCTAAGTTTGAGAAAGAAACATTATTGGGTGTGGTAGAAGCACGTGCAGGAATGGCCCGCCAAGCAACCTTCGACCCAACTAAAGGAACCGCTGAAGACTTTAAAAAATATGAAAGCATACAAAGAGACTTGATGTCGAACCCTAAAACAGGTTTCAATATTGTTGTCGAGCAATATCCGCAGCTTCGCACTACCGATCAATACAAAGCTTTGATGTATGAAATAAGTGAAACTGAAAATATGATTAAAACAGAGCGTGATCAATTTACGATTGCTGTAAAAGAATACAATACTGCTACACGTCGTTTCCCTGGTAATTTATTTGCAAGTATATTTGGCTTTAGCCAAAAAGAATTTTTTGCAGCCGATACTGGTACCGACAAAGCCCCTATTGAGAGTCTGAAAGAACTTGAAAAATAATTAAGGTGGCATTCTTAAACCCAGAACAAGAACAGCAAATTGAAAAAGCTATAGGTTTGGCCGAAAACCAAACCTCTGGCGAAATTCGTTTGCACACAGAACAGTTCTGCGACCTAGATGATACCTTGCAACGTGCATTGGAAGTGTTCTACGATTTGGAAATGGATAAAACCCAACAACAAAACGGAATACTTATATATATAGCTTACGAGGACAAAAAAATGGCCATAGTAGGCGATGAAGGTATCAATAATGTAGTTCCTAAAAATTACTGGGATATTATTATACAAGAAATGAAGTCCGATTTTGCTGCAGGTAATTTTGAAGAAGGAATCTGCAAAGCCGTGCATGAAGTAGGCGAAAAATTAAAACAATACTTCCCTTGGAACAGTGATGACAAAAACGAACTTTCTGACAAAATATCCAACCATTGAAATTTATATTTAAATATCTAAGACTATTAGTATTTGTTGGGATTTGCTTGCCATTATTTTCAAGTGCTCAAGCTCAAATTCCACCTAAATCAAATAGGTTGGTAAACGATTATGCAGGTGTATTAACTTCATCTCAAATTGTAGCACTCGAAAATGAAGCTGTAGCATTTGATAATAAAACATCCACACAAATTGCGATAGTAACTATCAAATCACTGGAAGGAAGAGATATAGCGGGTTACAGCCAGGAACTTGCTGAAACTTGGGGCATAGGGCAACAAGGCAAAGACAATGGTATATTGATTTTAATAGCCGTTATAGACCACAAAACACGAATACATACAGGTCGCGGAATTACAGGCTATGCATCTGCTTCAAGATTGGGAGTTGAGCTAGAGGAAAAAGAAATGAATCCCCATTTCAAAAAAGGTGATTTTTATACAGGGCTTTCCAATGGACTCACCCAACTGGAAAAATTATTGGATGGGAAATATGAGGCAGTTCCCAAATCGAAAAGAAGCAAGCACTGGACTTCCTTTTTGGGAATGGCCATTATTATCATAATCATTATCATATCATCTATTCGTCGCAATCGTAAAGGTGGCGGGGGAAGTAGCGGGTTAGGTGCAGGAGGATTATTCTTCTTAGGTGGTAGCGGTGGTTGGGGCGGTGGAAGCAGTGGAGGAGGTGGTGGTTTCGGCGGCTTTGGAGGCGGAAGTTTCGGCGGAGGCGGTGCTAGTAGTAGTTGGTAATAACCAATTACGGCATATATGTATTCAGAACATAATTCGGAATTTGATGCTCATGCTATACACCACCGCATGATGCAATAGGGTAGGATTATAATATGAAATATTCGAGCGGAGACATTTTTATTTACAAAGGTCGCCGCGGCGGGGCAGCAGAGCAGCAGCAAGGAAAATTTCACAAAATAGCATATTGCCAATCAGCAGAAATCAAATCCGATAAGCGAAGTCGATGCTGTCGTTCCGACCGTGGTTTTTGCAAGATGCTTAACCGAATTCGCCACGGCGAAACTTGGGTAAATAAAAAAGCTTTTTGCTTCGTTTTTGGCTTCAAAAATGAAGCCCCGATAGTTATCGGAGTTCGCGGCGACCGAGGAGTGGAAAAAAGTATCGCTAAAATATATAATACAAGCATGTCTTGAGTACATGTATCCCTCAATTACGAATTACGAATCTTCAATTATGAATTATCTTCACATATTATACCGACACTCAATATATAATAGTCCAAAAAAGGGGGACTAATCCCCCCGCATCCCGATAATTATCGGGATTAAGCGGGGCTTTCGGGATGTAGTTCGGCATTACCTTTCTAAAAACTAAGCCGCCACAGGCGGAGAACTATTATAGTTTAAGAACTGGTATTAAGCACCATGTAACCCTGAGCGGCCCGCCGCGGCAGGGAAGGGTGGCTTAGTTACAAGACGAAAGTATAAAGTATATATAATACGACTTCCCATTTCTAAAAGTAAAGAATAAATAAATATTATTATTTTGTTCCCCTTACTTCCTACTTCCCTTCGCCGCGGCGAACCTACTTCCTACTTCCTTCGCCGCGGCGAACCCACTTCCTACCTTATTCTATTCGCATCCAACCACCTCTGATACCTCCTCGCATTTGCATTATGTTGTGAAAGTGTCTCTGCAAAATTGTGATACCCCAGCCTGGTTTCACTGGCACAATAAAATATAAAATCATTATTATCGGCATTCAACACGGCGTCTATGGCTTCTATGGTTGGGTTGCAGATGGGGCCCGGTGGAAGACCTCTGTGTGTATAGGTATTATAGGGGGATGAAGCCGATGCGTCTTTATGTTTATTATATATACGTTTGAGGGTAAAATCATTTAAAGCAAATTTGATAGTTGGGTCCATTTCCAAATTCATTTTCTTATGCAATCGGTTAAACACCACACCTGCAATAATAGGCATATCGGATTGTTTGTTCGTTTCTTTTATAACCAAAGATGCGATAGTAATTGCATCGCTTCTAGTAACACCTAATGCTTTTAATTTGCTTTCGCGTTCGCTATTCCAAAACCTATCATACTCATGCACCAATCGACCTATAACGCTGTCGGGCTTAGTATCCCAATTGATGAAATAGGTGTTTGGAATAAATATTTCAAACATATTTTTGGGCAAAATATTATACAATTTTAGCTTATTGCCCTTATATAACTCATTTGCTAAATCCTGGCTATCGGTTTCCAAATTGGCAACTATGTTTTTTATAATATCCCCTACCCTATTGTGCGATTGTATAATAATTTTTACGGGTTCTTGCTTGCCTGAACGAAGTAACTGTATCAATTCTTTATTGCCCATCCCGTCAGCCAAAGTATAGCGACCTGGCTTAATGAGTTTATCATATTTCATGGCTTCCGCTATCCATTTAAAACTCCATGAATCTTGTAAAATTGGAGATAAGTCATCTAGCACCATATTATAGGTACTTCCTGATTTAATATATATAAACTGTTTGTCTTTAGCTAATTTTAAATTAGGTTTGTATAACACAAACCAATACAAGAAACCCACCGCGGCAGCAATCACTACTATAATCGAACAAATGATAATAATGAGTTTTTTGGTACTCCGCTTTGTCTTCTTTTTAGCCATTGATTTTATTATTCGCTACAAATATAATTATTTTATTACAACCCCACACTCCATTGTTTATTATTTGGTTGAAGTTTCCTCAATCGAAGTATATACTTTTTCAAATTCACTGTATCATTTTTCTTCTCAGAAATATTCGCCAAATTAATCAATGCTTGTATATGATTTGGGTCGTAGTATATACATTTGTGCAAACAGGTTTCTGCTAAAGAAATATTATTTTCTTTCCCTGCTACCATCGCCATGTTATACCAAGTAACAGGCATCGCAGGATTTATCAATAATAGTTTTTCTAAAATATCTTTACCCCTTGCGGTATTACCTGTAGCAATATATACAATGCCTAGTTTTTGTTGAAACTCCAAATTTTTGGCCGCAAACCTTACCGCATTTTCAAGCCATGAAACAGCGGAATTCATATCACCTTTTTCCAAAAATGCTATGCCTAATCTATAATTTGTCCAAGCATCTGCACTTATTATCTTGTTAATTTGCATATAATTAATTAGCTCTGCATATTTTTGAGAAATATACAATTCTCGTATCTTAAGTTCAGGATTTTCCTTGCCCATTTTCTTAATATAGTATGCGGCACTATCAAGTGTGTGGTTCTTATTATTGTCCTTCTCGTAAGAGTTAAGATACGCCACTGCAGCAGCAATATCAGCCACTTCACGGTTATTCACACAACGTAATCCTTTAAAAGTGTTGGTGGTGTTTGAAGTCGTATTCCCTACTTTTTTTCTTATATAATGATCCGTAACTGACACATGTGGAATATCACTACTTCCATTCTTGGGCATATGGCATTGCACACAATTATCTTGGACTTTGTTTCGTATAAGTATATTTTCCGTACAAGTATTTTTAACTGCATTACTGTGGCAATTTTTGCATGCGGTATTATATTGTTCTTTTCCAGTTTGCCTTGTACTTACATGGGGATTATGACAAGTAATACATGTTAATTTCAAATTATTATTATCATTCAAATCAGGATTGCTTTTCAAAAAACAGGGGCTCATTTGTAACCTTACCGCATGGCTCGCCATATAAAATCTATTCTCATCATCCGCATATCTGGGCAGGAAAACATCCATCACGTCACTCAGTTTCATACCCGGCCTAAAGCTTTGCCAGTCCTTGCCTTGCTTCAATACAGTATTACCTTGCAAATGGCATCGTTGACATACATCAATCTGCAATTGCCAAGGTAATTTTCTCGGGTTTACAATGCTATAATCTATATTGTTTTTGGTATCAACCAATATACCTTTCTGCTTATCGCTCACATGCAAACTTCCGGGTCCATGACAACGTTCGCAACCTATACCCAAAGGTATATTTGTAAATTGATTTTCGGAGCCCTGCACATAATCGGGCAAGGAATTATGGCAACTCATACACTCGTGGCCTATAATGCGTGAGAATCGGCTATTCGCTCCATTCTCAAAGCCCGGCGGCAAATCCCACTTTCCCTCTTGTGTATAGAAAGTTAGTGGTGCTTGGTATAAATATCCATTACTTTCTATTATATGTGAATTGGTATGATGCCCCGAACCTATGATATACTTTATTTTTTGATCACGCTTATGGATGGTATCTTTTCCTTGCAGTTTAAATTCCAATATATATAATTCATTCCCCACAAAATGTGGAGCATAATACAAATCCAAAAACTTATCATATAGTACTTCGTGACCCGTAAATTTGCCTGCACTTTTTTGTGGCGTAGCCAATCCAAACGATTGCCCCATGCCTGTTTGCATAAAAGTTTCATATTTATCGGCATGACAGCCTTTGCAGGCTTCACTACCTAAATATTTTGCAGAATCGGAATGATTGCGATATAAAAATTTTTCTTTTGCAGGTTCACTTTGGTCACCACACGACCAAAAAATAAGCATAAAAGCTACCAGTAAAAATAATGCGAGGGCTATATTTTTTGCCTGAGCCAAAACAGGATTTATTATATATATTATTTATTACCAAACTTGGCCTGCCAATCTAGCATACCACCTAATAAATTCCGCACATTGGTAAAACCATTTTTCATCATAAAGTCACGGGCTGCGGCACTACGGCCACCAGCTTTGCAATGAACAATCACTTCTTCATCTTTCCAATCGCCCAAGTCATCAATTACGGATTGTATAGTACCCAGCGGAACCAACTTCGCACCTATATTAAATTCTTCGTATTCATAAGATTCACGCACATCTATAATGTTGAGTTTTTCACCACTATCCATGCGTTGCTTTAATTCTTCTGAGGTAATATCCATAGGGGCTATTTTTATTTTTACCCCGCCGCGGCGGGATTATTTTTTATTTTTCAAGTAGGCAGTTTGCTCACAACCCACAACTCACAACTTACTTTTCACTTTCTCCTCCTCCTTTACTTCTACTTTCACTTCCGTTTTTTCTTCTGATTCGATTACAGGAATTTCGGGTTCCATATCGGCAAGTAAATCCAATAATTGTATTAATTTACTTTGCATTTCTGAACGGTTGATTATCATATCTAGAAAACCATGCTCCAATAAAAATTCAGAACTTTGGAAACCCTTCGGTAAATCTTTTCCTATTGCTTCTTTTATAATTCGTGGTCCTGCAAATCCTATCAGGGCTTCTGGCTCTGCTATATTAAAATCGCCAAGCATGGCAAATGATGCAGTAACACCGCCCGTTGTGGGATCAGTTAAGTATGATATATAAGGAACTCCTGCTTTGGCAAGTAACGCAAGCTTTGCAGAAGTCTTCGCCATTTGCATCAGCGAAAAAGCAGCCTCCATCATCCTTGCTCCACCCGATTTGCTAATAACCATCACGGGTATTTTATGCTCACGTCCATAGTCAATAGCCCTAGCAATTTTTTCTCCCATCACCGAGCCCATGGACCCGCCGATGAAAATAAAATCCATGCAAGCCACTACCAATTTATGCCGACCGATATCACCCACAGCTACACGCAATGCATCGTTCAAGCCCGTTTTACTAATGGTGTCCTTCAGCCTACTTTCGTAACTCTTAGTATCATTAAATTTGAGGGGGTCAGTTGGTAATATATTCGAGAACAACTCCGTGAAATTCTCACCGAACAATACCTCAAAATATTCTGCTGAACCAATCTTTGTATGGTAGTTACAATTAGGACAAACCCATTTATTATTGATATGGTCTACTACGTCCATCACTTTTTTACAGCGAGAACACTTATGCCACAAGCCCTCGGGCGTGGATTTTTTATCTTTGGTAGAAGTGGTAATTCCTTCTTTAACGCGTTTAAACCAACTCATTTTTTATCATTGATTTTTAATGGTGGGCAAAAGTCGGTTTTTTCAGCCAAACTTGTGCTTTTATAATATAAGTATGTAATTTACAAAGGGTTAATTTATCACCCAAACTCTATCATCACCTGATTCTTTTCTACTTTATCTTTTTCACTGATATAAATCTTCTTAATCAGCCCATCCACAGGCGATTTGATGATATTTTCCATTTTCATGGCTTCTAATAACAATAGGCTATCACCTTTGGCAATTTGCTGTCCCTCTTGGGCTAAAAGTTTCAACACCATGCCAGGCATTGGTGCTTTTACCTGTCCTTGCTTTTTACCCGCTTTGGTATCCATGCCCATGCTTGCCAAAAGCTCATCGTATCTATCTTGCAGTTTAACAGTTGTTTTTTTACCATTCACTTTCACCACCAACTCTTTGGTATCCTCATCGGTGCTCACAATCTCCACTTTATAGTTCCGACCTCTCAAATTATAATAGTAATTGTCTCCTTCTTTCGATAGCAGTTCCAGCGGCACCAATTGCCCGTTTACTCTTAGCTCATCAGCCTTTCGCTCTGTATTATATTCCTTGTCTCCTATTTTGGCTTTCATGCGGCAAATATAAATCAATTTACGTCCCGATACCTATCGGGATGCGAATTGCGATTTTTTTAATCTAAATTTTCATTGTCAATGAGCCATTTATCATTTACCTTTTACCATTAATCATTAAAGCTTATCCCCTCTTTCAAAAGCCTTGGAAGCTTCTGCTGCAAACCAATTCTTCCTCTACTTTTATAATAATTCAAAATAGTACTAGGCTTTATTGGAATTATCATAGGACATGCCAACACTCCATCATTATATAAATCACGATAACACATATTGAGTTTGCATAACTCACCATTTATATATGCTGATAAATTTTCTGGGAGGGTTTGTTCATCTGTTTCTATCATCCAAACATGATGTGACTTACTATTATCCTTTAATGGAGCTGGACTCACAATATAATCAAACATTGGAATTTTATAGTATTCGCAAGCACTCTTAATCACAGTATCTGTTTCTGAAGTTAGCAAATGTTCCCCAAAAACTGATAATGTTTCAGACTTCCGTCCTATTATAATAACGCGAATAGGGTTAAGTGAAACTACACTTATCAAATCACCAATACAATACCTAAACAAACCGCTGCATGTGGTAATCACAAGTTCTCCCATATCACCCACCGCGGTTTTTGTAATTGGATTTGTCCTACCATTTTCATATAATAATTCAAAGTATATTCCATCATTTACATACAATCGAATTCCCGTTTCACTTTTACGATCTTGCCAACCCAAAAAACCTTCGGAAGTAGGATAAGTTTCTACAAAATCTAATGTATTATCAAATACAGTTTGCAAATAATTTAAATAAGGTTTCGGACTCGTCCCGCTCAAATTTAAAACAGGATTTGCAGCTATAATAGTTTGCAATTGTTCAACATTGAGTGAAGAAAAGAAATCACGCATCCAAGCAGGCATTGCTACAATAAATCCCGGTGGCGATTCTGCAATTTCATTGTATATACTTTGAATCCTGTCTTTGAATAATGGAATTTTACGCGTAACAGTCGAAGGTCTTGAAAAATACTTTGACCAACTTGGCATTTGACAAGCAAGGATAGCAGAAATCGGAGCTGATTTTATATCTCCAAATTGACTAAATATAGGAGCATCCCCAAAACTAAGCGGTGGTGACTTTAATATGCGTTTCGCACCATATAAATTAATCACACTTGCCACAGCATTCCTTCTGCCACTAAGTTGATTTCTCAACAACTCTTTACTTATAGGTATATATTTTTTATTGCCAGCACTGCCCGATGTTTCTGCCATAAACAAAGGCTTTCCCTGCCAAATTTGGTGCGGATTTCCATCTTTTATATTTTCAATATATGTTATATAATCTTGATATGTGGTAAGTGGAAAATCTTCCATCTCGTTCACACCAATATTTGCTTTTATTCCTAAATCTCTACCCATTTCGCAAGTAGAAATTTTCTTGATTATATAATATAATACTTTGTTTTGAGATAAAGCTATCTCTTCGTTTGTATTTGGAATATTTTCCAACCCTCTTAGTACCTTTTGCGAAATAAAGGGTGAAGCGAAACGAAACAACACATCTCTAATCATAATCAATATCTATATTTATCGCAAATGTATGCAAAATTCTCTACTGTATGAGATTGGCTACCTCCCACCAAAACCGTTAGTTTGTAATACTCTTAATTCATAAATTGATTGATCTGCTTATTTTAAATCAATTGATTACCTTTGCTTTTTAAAACTAGGCAAAGAATTTATCAGATATTTTTACCCATGAAAAACAAATCAATTGTATTTATCATAATATTCCTCTTCATCTCTCATTTATCCTCAGCCGTTAAAGTAAAAAAACGTTTCTATTTCTCCTGGGGTTATAACCACGAGTGGTATGCAAAAAATAATATCAATATATCACAACCCTCCTTGCAAAACAATTATAGTTTTCTCAATGTGAAAGGGATTGACAAACCCGGCTGGAATGAGGGAATCTTTAAGCAAGATTTAACTATACCGCAGTATAATTACCGACTAGGTTACAATATAAATACAAAGTGGAGCGGCGAACTAAATTTCGACCATACCAAGTATCAAGTCTCTGAACAAATACTACATGTGAGTGGCGTATACCAAGGCAGAGCGATCGATTCTACTTTTAACCGAACAAATAGCAACCTCACCTATCAGTTGAACAATGGGGCAAATTTTTTCCTATTCAATGCTGTCCGAAAATTTGATGTGTTGCATACTACCTCTTCAAAAATAAATATAAAATTTTTGGCAAAAGGAGGCATTGGTTTTATGTACCCGCATGTAGAAAATACTATTATGGGCCAAAATAATAAACCTCATTTTCAGTTTGGTGGTTTTGATGCTGGCTTAGAAGCTTGCGTGCAAGTGAATTTATTCAGAATATTTTATATAGAATACAGCAATAAAGTAATATATGCCATGTACAGAAACTTGAGAATATATGATGGTACGGCAAGTCAGAACTTAGCTTGTTACCAAATGATATTATCCTTGGGGGTAAGGTTTTAAATATTTTACTCGGTATAGTGCACTAAAACAAAAATAGTCATTATCAATTTCTGGTTATAAAAAAAATCGCCCCGCACAAATGGGAACTATACAAAAGATTTAATTGCTGGGAAAGTTAATTTCTACCCAACCTTTTCACTCACCACCCCATACAAATACGTCCCACCAATAGCACTAAGTATTATAATAGCCATACTTATATAACCATAACCTAAGTTCACGAATAGCGGGCCAGGGCAAGCACCTGTCAATGCCCAGCCCAATCCGAATACAGTTCCACCCAAAAGATATTTACCTATTGATTTTACTTTGGGTATAAATACAATGGGGTTTCCTTCTGTATCTTTTAATTTATACTTTTTTACTATCGCTACTATAATAATACCTAATACAACTGCGGTGCCAATAATTCCATACATTTGAAACGACTGAAACCGAAACATTTCTTGTATACGATACCACGATATCGCTTCCGATTTGGTCATAATAATACCAAATATAATTCCTGTTATAATATATTTTAGTGCTTTCATATTTGTATATTAAAAGATAATGGGAAATAATAAATGGGTCATGATTAATCCACCAATAAAAAATCCGATAACGGCAATCAAAGAAGGTAATTGTAAATCGGAGAGACCACTAATCGCATGTCCTGAGGTGCATCCACCCGCCCACCGTGTTCCAAAACCTATAAATAAACCTCCTAAAATAAGTAGTATCATATTTTTGATATTATATAATGATTCCAGTCCAAACAATTCTTCTGGTTGCAGACCTTTGGGTGCGTCAAAACCTAGTTTTGAAATGTCATGTATCGTTTCTTTGGCTATTTGAACTGGTTCATTGGCTGATAAAAATTGATGTGCAATAAATCCACCTGCTACAGAACCTATTAAAAATAGTAAATTCCAGCTTTGTGCTTTCCAATCAAAATTAAATATTTTTATTTTTTTACCTGCTCCACATGCTGCACATATTACACTAAAATTTGAAGAAAAGCCAAATGTCTTTCCAAAAAACAACATCGCAGTCATAATACCTGCAATCGCTACACCTGAAGTATACCAAGGCCACGGCTCTTTAATAATTTCTATCATAGAATTTAATTAGTGTGTTATAATATATAATCGCCCTCGGCAAAAAAAGCCCCTTGTGGAGCTTTCTAATCTAAACTATGTTACCAAATCCGGAAGATTGTGGTCTTTCACGATACGTCAATTAATCCACATTGTCGTGCAGAAACGAATTGTTCTGCTTCAGCTCATGTTTCTTTTCTTCTTTTTCTTCTACCAATGAAACACGACTTAAATTATTCTCCGACGAATGTGGT
This window of the Bacteroidota bacterium genome carries:
- a CDS encoding rhodanese-like domain-containing protein, with the protein product MDITSEELKQRMDSGEKLNIIDVRESYEYEEFNIGAKLVPLGTIQSVIDDLGDWKDEEVIVHCKAGGRSAAARDFMMKNGFTNVRNLLGGMLDWQAKFGNK
- the accD gene encoding acetyl-CoA carboxylase, carboxyltransferase subunit beta, with the protein product MSWFKRVKEGITTSTKDKKSTPEGLWHKCSRCKKVMDVVDHINNKWVCPNCNYHTKIGSAEYFEVLFGENFTELFSNILPTDPLKFNDTKSYESRLKDTISKTGLNDALRVAVGDIGRHKLVVACMDFIFIGGSMGSVMGEKIARAIDYGREHKIPVMVISKSGGARMMEAAFSLMQMAKTSAKLALLAKAGVPYISYLTDPTTGGVTASFAMLGDFNIAEPEALIGFAGPRIIKEAIGKDLPKGFQSSEFLLEHGFLDMIINRSEMQSKLIQLLDLLADMEPEIPVIESEEKTEVKVEVKEEEKVKSKL
- a CDS encoding biotin/lipoyl-containing protein; this translates as MKAKIGDKEYNTERKADELRVNGQLVPLELLSKEGDNYYYNLRGRNYKVEIVSTDEDTKELVVKVNGKKTTVKLQDRYDELLASMGMDTKAGKKQGQVKAPMPGMVLKLLAQEGQQIAKGDSLLLLEAMKMENIIKSPVDGLIKKIYISEKDKVEKNQVMIEFG
- a CDS encoding GH3 auxin-responsive promoter family protein, which codes for MIRDVLFRFASPFISQKVLRGLENIPNTNEEIALSQNKVLYYIIKKISTCEMGRDLGIKANIGVNEMEDFPLTTYQDYITYIENIKDGNPHQIWQGKPLFMAETSGSAGNKKYIPISKELLRNQLSGRRNAVASVINLYGAKRILKSPPLSFGDAPIFSQFGDIKSAPISAILACQMPSWSKYFSRPSTVTRKIPLFKDRIQSIYNEIAESPPGFIVAMPAWMRDFFSSLNVEQLQTIIAANPVLNLSGTSPKPYLNYLQTVFDNTLDFVETYPTSEGFLGWQDRKSETGIRLYVNDGIYFELLYENGRTNPITKTAVGDMGELVITTCSGLFRYCIGDLISVVSLNPIRVIIIGRKSETLSVFGEHLLTSETDTVIKSACEYYKIPMFDYIVSPAPLKDNSKSHHVWMIETDEQTLPENLSAYINGELCKLNMCYRDLYNDGVLACPMIIPIKPSTILNYYKSRGRIGLQQKLPRLLKEGISFND
- a CDS encoding DUF6691 family protein, whose translation is MKALKYIITGIIFGIIMTKSEAISWYRIQEMFRFQSFQMYGIIGTAVVLGIIIVAIVKKYKLKDTEGNPIVFIPKVKSIGKYLLGGTVFGLGWALTGACPGPLFVNLGYGYISMAIIILSAIGGTYLYGVVSEKVG
- a CDS encoding YeeE/YedE thiosulfate transporter family protein, with the translated sequence MIEIIKEPWPWYTSGVAIAGIMTAMLFFGKTFGFSSNFSVICAACGAGKKIKIFNFDWKAQSWNLLFLIGSVAGGFIAHQFLSANEPVQIAKETIHDISKLGFDAPKGLQPEELFGLESLYNIKNMILLILGGLFIGFGTRWAGGCTSGHAISGLSDLQLPSLIAVIGFFIGGLIMTHLLFPIIF